One window of the Chryseotalea sp. WA131a genome contains the following:
- a CDS encoding putative toxin-antitoxin system toxin component, PIN family: MQLVFDTNVLISAALGDGFCRKAFEIATKKYALIRSSETFTELAVTLEKPRLQRFLKEEDKIDFLANFLILSKSVEITEKVYASRDSKDNMFLELAVSADAKTIVTRDADLLVLHPFKGISIITVSDFLRSY; encoded by the coding sequence ATGCAACTTGTTTTCGATACAAATGTATTGATCAGTGCTGCCCTTGGAGACGGTTTTTGTAGAAAAGCATTTGAGATTGCTACTAAAAAATACGCCCTTATTAGATCAAGTGAGACATTTACAGAACTAGCTGTTACTTTAGAAAAACCGCGATTACAACGCTTCCTAAAAGAAGAAGATAAAATTGATTTTTTGGCAAACTTTTTAATCCTTTCAAAATCTGTTGAAATTACTGAAAAAGTTTATGCGTCAAGGGATTCAAAAGACAACATGTTTTTAGAATTGGCCGTTAGTGCCGATGCCAAAACGATTGTTACAAGAGATGCGGATTTATTGGTACTTCATCCTTTTAAGGGTATTTCAATTATCACTGTATCAGATTTCCTTAGAAGTTATTAG
- the aroB gene encoding 3-dehydroquinate synthase, with product MAEGHVQLSDNVAVLVQDFLAKQEFTQLAVLVDVHTHIHCYPIIQQQLPAHTLIKIPAGEGYKNIDSCLSIWKNLTDLNFDRHALLLVLGGGVLGDMGGFCAATYKRGISFILMPTTLLAQVDASIGGKLGIDFEHYKNHIGVFQQPLATLISSVFLNTLPERELRSGFAEVIKHCLIGDKAMWEIIRTKTLADQDWTTLIPHSIKIKEDITQKDPREKGIRKSLNFGHTLGHALETYFLTTSKPIFHGEAVAMGMIMESKIAHSKGHLTFDELDQIKAYLLSIFGKVTEPFSSQEIIRLTLQDKKNKGNEVLMAVPKGIGSCVWDETTSEKEMLEAIEYYELS from the coding sequence ATGGCAGAAGGGCATGTTCAGTTGAGCGACAATGTAGCAGTGCTTGTTCAAGATTTTTTGGCAAAGCAAGAGTTTACGCAATTGGCCGTATTGGTAGATGTTCACACCCACATTCATTGTTATCCGATTATCCAACAGCAATTGCCCGCCCACACCTTAATAAAAATACCGGCAGGTGAAGGTTATAAAAACATCGATAGCTGTCTTTCGATTTGGAAAAATCTAACAGACCTTAACTTTGATCGTCATGCGCTTCTGCTTGTATTGGGCGGAGGGGTTTTGGGCGACATGGGTGGGTTTTGCGCAGCCACTTACAAGCGCGGCATCTCGTTTATTTTAATGCCCACCACTTTGTTGGCCCAAGTTGATGCCAGCATTGGCGGCAAACTGGGCATCGATTTCGAGCATTATAAAAATCATATCGGGGTTTTTCAACAGCCATTGGCAACCTTGATCAGCTCAGTTTTTTTGAATACCCTACCCGAGCGCGAACTCCGTTCAGGATTTGCCGAAGTAATCAAACATTGCTTGATTGGCGATAAAGCCATGTGGGAAATTATTCGAACCAAAACATTGGCAGATCAAGATTGGACAACACTCATACCCCACTCTATCAAAATCAAGGAAGACATTACCCAAAAAGACCCTCGTGAAAAAGGAATTCGCAAGTCTTTGAATTTTGGGCATACCCTAGGTCATGCACTGGAAACATACTTCCTCACAACATCAAAGCCCATTTTCCATGGGGAGGCGGTGGCCATGGGCATGATAATGGAATCTAAAATTGCACATTCAAAAGGTCATTTAACTTTTGATGAATTGGATCAAATAAAAGCCTACTTGCTTTCAATTTTTGGCAAAGTAACGGAGCCTTTCTCGAGTCAAGAGATTATACGATTAACTCTTCAGGACAAAAAGAATAAAGGAAATGAGGTGTTGATGGCTGTGCCAAAGGGAATTGGCAGTTGCGTGTGGGATGAGACCACTAGTGAAAAGGAGATGTTAGAGGCAATCGAGTATTATGAGCTTAGCTAA
- a CDS encoding proline dehydrogenase family protein: METLPPVAFTDTEVAFSYKSDRELKKANFIFSVVNHPSISAVATGLAKLSLALHLPIKGIIRNTVFEHFCGGETAEETVKTIDKLAQFKVGAILDYSVEGEDDEPSFDKTTAEILKTFEVAKGHPSIPFCVFKVTGLGSFDLLEKVQTEVSLSADEVAAFERIKNRVDKICAKAHEFHIPLLIDAEDSWIQNPIDEIAYEMMKKYNQEHAIVFNTFQMYRADMLGNLKDAFHNATMHNYYLGVKMVRGAYMEKEAERAGKLNYPNPIHPNKEATDDAFNKGLAFCIDNKQRISIVCGSHNEYSNQYLAVLMNKHGMRNDDKRVCFAQLLGMSDNISFNLAKAGYNVAKYVPYGPVESVMPYLLRRASENTSVAGQSSRELTLIRKELKRRKSVN, translated from the coding sequence ATGGAAACTCTTCCGCCCGTTGCATTCACCGATACCGAAGTAGCCTTTTCTTATAAGAGCGATCGCGAGCTAAAAAAGGCAAACTTTATTTTTTCGGTGGTCAACCATCCCAGCATATCGGCTGTTGCTACTGGTCTGGCCAAGCTGAGTCTTGCATTGCACCTACCCATTAAAGGAATTATACGCAACACAGTATTTGAACATTTTTGTGGTGGAGAGACAGCCGAAGAAACGGTAAAGACTATTGACAAGCTTGCCCAGTTTAAAGTAGGTGCTATTCTCGATTATTCTGTAGAGGGTGAAGATGACGAGCCTAGTTTTGATAAAACGACAGCAGAGATATTAAAAACCTTTGAGGTTGCCAAAGGCCATCCGTCCATTCCGTTTTGTGTTTTTAAAGTAACAGGCTTGGGCAGTTTCGATTTATTGGAAAAAGTGCAAACCGAAGTGAGCCTTTCGGCCGATGAAGTGGCTGCCTTTGAACGAATTAAAAATCGGGTGGATAAGATTTGTGCAAAGGCCCATGAGTTTCATATTCCTTTGTTGATTGATGCTGAAGACAGTTGGATTCAAAATCCTATTGATGAAATAGCCTACGAGATGATGAAAAAATACAATCAAGAGCATGCTATTGTATTTAACACCTTTCAAATGTACCGAGCGGATATGTTAGGCAATTTGAAAGATGCTTTCCATAACGCCACCATGCACAATTACTATTTAGGAGTGAAGATGGTGCGAGGTGCTTACATGGAAAAAGAAGCTGAGCGGGCCGGGAAGTTGAATTATCCAAATCCCATCCATCCAAATAAGGAAGCCACCGATGATGCTTTCAACAAAGGATTGGCTTTTTGCATCGACAACAAGCAGCGAATTTCAATTGTCTGCGGTTCGCACAATGAATACAGCAACCAGTATTTGGCTGTGCTGATGAACAAACACGGCATGCGCAATGACGACAAGCGGGTATGCTTTGCTCAATTGCTGGGCATGAGTGATAACATATCTTTCAACTTGGCAAAGGCCGGTTATAATGTAGCCAAGTATGTTCCTTACGGCCCTGTGGAGTCCGTGATGCCCTATTTGTTAAGAAGAGCATCAGAAAATACATCTGTAGCGGGGCAGAGCAGTAGGGAGTTGACGTTAATTAGAAAGGAACTCAAGAGACGCAAATCAGTAAACTAG